In Sciurus carolinensis chromosome 17, mSciCar1.2, whole genome shotgun sequence, one genomic interval encodes:
- the Dennd1c gene encoding DENN domain-containing protein 1C isoform X2 yields MGSRAEGGPPAVFDWFFEAACPASLQEDPPILRQFPPDFRDQEAMQMVPKFCFPFDVEREPPSPAVQHFTFALTDLAGNRRFGFCRLRAGAQSCLCILSHLPWFEVSEAEELLLNLLQQPPPGPQVSGGLELGSGVTISSVHGILPPAPGNSRLLSCFVAPDSGSLPSIPENRNLTELVVAVKDENIVGLFAALLAERRVLLTASKLSTLTSCVHASCALLYPMRWEHVLIPTLPPHLLDYCCAPMPYLIGVHASLAERVRDKALEDVVVMNVDSNTLETPFDDVQALPPDVVSLLRLRLRKVALSPGEGVSRLFLKAQALLFGGYRDALICSPGQPVTFDEEAFLAQKPGAPLQAFHQRAVHLQLFKQFIEARLDKLNSGEGFSDAFEQEISCCGASAGTLRSYQVWADHLKKGGGALLHSVKAKTQPAVRIMYRSAKSGLKGMQSLLLYKDGDSGLQRGGSLRTITLTSRSDRLQQRLPITQHFGQSRPLRPSRRLKLEEGVSGPLGERTPPLSPEDSQGPWAEEVLDSNFLGSGEELDLLSEILDSLSVQTKNMGSLRPSQSLDCCHGGDLDSCFSLVRGPPYRPVFSQLPVQTASSFPAESQQPALSHPCPTQPDIPGRARWQPEEKLPEPQPLSLPADLSSLQITQSLEITCSSKNPNSQLPSVASQEIISAPQFHTASADTSSQGDPGSSPLTEPSTLHLSPVQKATGHPRAWEHPRTRLPMANTQPSPPKSPQLLDPMEPNLASARTSQSLEASPVPSFPENPRTQPPKVLLEHAHPQFPEEPGAPDAPTSPTSDRQEPQARRQPRVADLKKCFEG; encoded by the exons ATGGGATCCAGAGCCGA AGGGGGTCCCCCCGCTGTGTTTGACTGGTTCTTCGAAGCAGCCTGCCCGGCCTCCCTGCAGGAGG ATCCCCCCATTCTGCGGCAGTTTCCCCCGGACTTCAGGGACCAG gaagctatGCAGATGGTGCCCAAGTTTTGCTTCCCTTTTGATGTAGAAAG GGAGCCCCCCAGCCCTGCAGTCCAGCATTTCACATTCGCCCTCACGGACCTGGCGGGCAACCGAAGATTCGGTTTCTGTCGCCTGCGAGCTGGTGCTCAGAGTTGCCTGTGCATCCTCAG TCATCTGCCATGGTTTGAG GTCTCCGAGGCTGAAGAACTTCTTCTAAACTTGCTGCAGCAACCccctcctgggccccaggtctcagGAGGGCTGGAGTTG GGCAGCGGAGTGACCATCTCCAGTGTGCACGGAATACTCCCTCCCGCCCCCGGGAACAGCAGACTG CTTTCCTGCTTTGTGGCTCCCGACTCTGGCTCCCTGCCCTCCATTCCTGAGAAT AGAAACCTAACGGAGCTGGTGGTGGCGGTGAAGGATGAGAACATCGTGGGCCTGTTCGCTGCGCTCTTAGCCGAGCGAAGAGTCCTGCTCACAGCCAGCAAACTCAGCACG CTGACGTCGTGCGTCCACGCGTCCTGCGCTCTCCTGTACCCCATGCGCTGGGAACATGTGCTGATCCCCACGCTGCCACCGCACCTACTGGATTACTGCTG CGCGCCTATGCCCTACCTCATTGGAGTCCATGCAAGTCTTGCCGAG AGAGTGCGCGACAAGGCCCTGGAGGACGTCGTGGTGATGAACGTAGACTCCAATACCTTGGAGACGCCCTTCGACGATGTGCAGGCGCTGCCCCCAGACGTG GTGTCCTTGCTGAGGCTACGATTAAGGAAGGTCGCGCTGAGCCCCGGGGAAGGAGTGTCCCGTCTCTTCCTCAAAGCCCAGGCCCTGCTCTTCGGGGGCTACCGCGATGCGCTGATCTGCAGCCCG GGCCAGCCTGTAACCTTCGATGAAGAAGCCTTCTTGGCCCAGAAGCCTGGGGCGCCCCTGCAGGCCTTCCACCAGCGGGCTGTGCACCTGCAGCTGTTCAAGCAG TTCATTGAAGCCCGGCTGGACAAGCTCAACTCCGGGGAGGGCTTCTCCGATGCATTCGAGCAGGAGATCAGCTGCTGCGGGGCTTCCGCAG GTACCCTCCGCTCCTATCAGGTCTGGGCCGACCACCTAAAG AAAGGCGGAGGTGCTCTCCTGCATTCGGTCAAGGCCAAAACCCAACCAGCTGTCAGGATCATGTACCGCTCG GCCAAGAGTGGCTTGAAAGGAATGCAGAGCCTACTACTGTACAAG GATGGGGACTCTGGCCTGCAGAGGGGAGGCTCCCTGAGGACCATAACCCTCACCAGCCGCTCGGATCGCCTACAGCAGCGCCTGCCCATCACCCAGCACTTCGGACAG AGCAGACCCCTCCGCCCCAGCAGGAGACTTAAGCTGGAAGAGGGAGTCTCTGGGCCCCTGGGGGAGAG GACACCTCCTCTGAGTCCTGAGGACTCCCAGGGCCCATGGGCAGAGGAAGTTCTGGACAGCAACTTTTTGGGATCTGGAGAAGAACTGGATCTGTTGAGTGAGATCCTAGACAGTCTGAGTGTACAAACTAAGAACATGGGCAGCCTAAGGCCAAGCCAGAGCTTAGACTGCTGTCACGGAGGGGACCTGGACAGCTGCTTCAGCCTGGTGAGGGGGCCTCCCTATCGCCCAGTCTTTTCCCAACTGCCCGTGCAAACTGCCAGCTCTTTCCCAGCTGAAAGTCAGCAGCCTGCCCTCTCTCACCCATGCCCCACCCAGCCTGACATACCAGGAAGAGCAAGATGGCAGCCAGAGGAGAAACTGCCCgagccccagcccctgtcccTGCCTGCAGACCTGTCATCCCTTCAAATCACACAATCTTTGGAAATCACCTGCTCCTCAAAGAACCCCAATTCCCAGCTGCCCTCAGTCGCCAGTCAAGAAATCATCTCTGCACCCCAGTTCCACACCGCTTCTGCAGACACAAGCAGCCAAGGGGACCCAGGGTCCTCTCCTCTCACTGAGCCCTCAACCCTCCATCTTTCTCCTGTGCAAAAGGCAACGGGGCATCCTAGAGCCTGGGAGCACCCTCGCACCAGACTCCCCATGGCAAacacccagcccagccctccGAAAAGTCCCCAACTTCTGGACCCCATGGAGCCCAACTTGGCCAGTGCCAGGACATCCCAGTCCCTTGAGGCTTCCCCAGTCCCCAGTTTTCCAGAGAACCCCAGAACCCAGCCTCCCAAGGTCCTGCTAGAGCATGCTCACCCCCAGTTCCCCGAGGAGCCAGGAGCCCCTGATGCCCCTACCTCACCCACCAGTGACCGGCAAGAGCCCCAGGCCAGGAGGCAGCCTCGAGTTGCTGATCTTAAGAAGTGTTTTGAAGGTTAA
- the Dennd1c gene encoding DENN domain-containing protein 1C isoform X1: MGSRAEGGPPAVFDWFFEAACPASLQEDPPILRQFPPDFRDQEAMQMVPKFCFPFDVEREPPSPAVQHFTFALTDLAGNRRFGFCRLRAGAQSCLCILSHLPWFEVFYKLLNTVGDFLAQDQVSEAEELLLNLLQQPPPGPQVSGGLELGSGVTISSVHGILPPAPGNSRLLSCFVAPDSGSLPSIPENRNLTELVVAVKDENIVGLFAALLAERRVLLTASKLSTLTSCVHASCALLYPMRWEHVLIPTLPPHLLDYCCAPMPYLIGVHASLAERVRDKALEDVVVMNVDSNTLETPFDDVQALPPDVVSLLRLRLRKVALSPGEGVSRLFLKAQALLFGGYRDALICSPGQPVTFDEEAFLAQKPGAPLQAFHQRAVHLQLFKQFIEARLDKLNSGEGFSDAFEQEISCCGASAGTLRSYQVWADHLKKGGGALLHSVKAKTQPAVRIMYRSAKSGLKGMQSLLLYKDGDSGLQRGGSLRTITLTSRSDRLQQRLPITQHFGQSRPLRPSRRLKLEEGVSGPLGERTPPLSPEDSQGPWAEEVLDSNFLGSGEELDLLSEILDSLSVQTKNMGSLRPSQSLDCCHGGDLDSCFSLVRGPPYRPVFSQLPVQTASSFPAESQQPALSHPCPTQPDIPGRARWQPEEKLPEPQPLSLPADLSSLQITQSLEITCSSKNPNSQLPSVASQEIISAPQFHTASADTSSQGDPGSSPLTEPSTLHLSPVQKATGHPRAWEHPRTRLPMANTQPSPPKSPQLLDPMEPNLASARTSQSLEASPVPSFPENPRTQPPKVLLEHAHPQFPEEPGAPDAPTSPTSDRQEPQARRQPRVADLKKCFEG, translated from the exons ATGGGATCCAGAGCCGA AGGGGGTCCCCCCGCTGTGTTTGACTGGTTCTTCGAAGCAGCCTGCCCGGCCTCCCTGCAGGAGG ATCCCCCCATTCTGCGGCAGTTTCCCCCGGACTTCAGGGACCAG gaagctatGCAGATGGTGCCCAAGTTTTGCTTCCCTTTTGATGTAGAAAG GGAGCCCCCCAGCCCTGCAGTCCAGCATTTCACATTCGCCCTCACGGACCTGGCGGGCAACCGAAGATTCGGTTTCTGTCGCCTGCGAGCTGGTGCTCAGAGTTGCCTGTGCATCCTCAG TCATCTGCCATGGTTTGAGGTATTCTACAAGCTACTGAACACAGTGGGGGACTTCCTAGCTCAGGACCAA GTCTCCGAGGCTGAAGAACTTCTTCTAAACTTGCTGCAGCAACCccctcctgggccccaggtctcagGAGGGCTGGAGTTG GGCAGCGGAGTGACCATCTCCAGTGTGCACGGAATACTCCCTCCCGCCCCCGGGAACAGCAGACTG CTTTCCTGCTTTGTGGCTCCCGACTCTGGCTCCCTGCCCTCCATTCCTGAGAAT AGAAACCTAACGGAGCTGGTGGTGGCGGTGAAGGATGAGAACATCGTGGGCCTGTTCGCTGCGCTCTTAGCCGAGCGAAGAGTCCTGCTCACAGCCAGCAAACTCAGCACG CTGACGTCGTGCGTCCACGCGTCCTGCGCTCTCCTGTACCCCATGCGCTGGGAACATGTGCTGATCCCCACGCTGCCACCGCACCTACTGGATTACTGCTG CGCGCCTATGCCCTACCTCATTGGAGTCCATGCAAGTCTTGCCGAG AGAGTGCGCGACAAGGCCCTGGAGGACGTCGTGGTGATGAACGTAGACTCCAATACCTTGGAGACGCCCTTCGACGATGTGCAGGCGCTGCCCCCAGACGTG GTGTCCTTGCTGAGGCTACGATTAAGGAAGGTCGCGCTGAGCCCCGGGGAAGGAGTGTCCCGTCTCTTCCTCAAAGCCCAGGCCCTGCTCTTCGGGGGCTACCGCGATGCGCTGATCTGCAGCCCG GGCCAGCCTGTAACCTTCGATGAAGAAGCCTTCTTGGCCCAGAAGCCTGGGGCGCCCCTGCAGGCCTTCCACCAGCGGGCTGTGCACCTGCAGCTGTTCAAGCAG TTCATTGAAGCCCGGCTGGACAAGCTCAACTCCGGGGAGGGCTTCTCCGATGCATTCGAGCAGGAGATCAGCTGCTGCGGGGCTTCCGCAG GTACCCTCCGCTCCTATCAGGTCTGGGCCGACCACCTAAAG AAAGGCGGAGGTGCTCTCCTGCATTCGGTCAAGGCCAAAACCCAACCAGCTGTCAGGATCATGTACCGCTCG GCCAAGAGTGGCTTGAAAGGAATGCAGAGCCTACTACTGTACAAG GATGGGGACTCTGGCCTGCAGAGGGGAGGCTCCCTGAGGACCATAACCCTCACCAGCCGCTCGGATCGCCTACAGCAGCGCCTGCCCATCACCCAGCACTTCGGACAG AGCAGACCCCTCCGCCCCAGCAGGAGACTTAAGCTGGAAGAGGGAGTCTCTGGGCCCCTGGGGGAGAG GACACCTCCTCTGAGTCCTGAGGACTCCCAGGGCCCATGGGCAGAGGAAGTTCTGGACAGCAACTTTTTGGGATCTGGAGAAGAACTGGATCTGTTGAGTGAGATCCTAGACAGTCTGAGTGTACAAACTAAGAACATGGGCAGCCTAAGGCCAAGCCAGAGCTTAGACTGCTGTCACGGAGGGGACCTGGACAGCTGCTTCAGCCTGGTGAGGGGGCCTCCCTATCGCCCAGTCTTTTCCCAACTGCCCGTGCAAACTGCCAGCTCTTTCCCAGCTGAAAGTCAGCAGCCTGCCCTCTCTCACCCATGCCCCACCCAGCCTGACATACCAGGAAGAGCAAGATGGCAGCCAGAGGAGAAACTGCCCgagccccagcccctgtcccTGCCTGCAGACCTGTCATCCCTTCAAATCACACAATCTTTGGAAATCACCTGCTCCTCAAAGAACCCCAATTCCCAGCTGCCCTCAGTCGCCAGTCAAGAAATCATCTCTGCACCCCAGTTCCACACCGCTTCTGCAGACACAAGCAGCCAAGGGGACCCAGGGTCCTCTCCTCTCACTGAGCCCTCAACCCTCCATCTTTCTCCTGTGCAAAAGGCAACGGGGCATCCTAGAGCCTGGGAGCACCCTCGCACCAGACTCCCCATGGCAAacacccagcccagccctccGAAAAGTCCCCAACTTCTGGACCCCATGGAGCCCAACTTGGCCAGTGCCAGGACATCCCAGTCCCTTGAGGCTTCCCCAGTCCCCAGTTTTCCAGAGAACCCCAGAACCCAGCCTCCCAAGGTCCTGCTAGAGCATGCTCACCCCCAGTTCCCCGAGGAGCCAGGAGCCCCTGATGCCCCTACCTCACCCACCAGTGACCGGCAAGAGCCCCAGGCCAGGAGGCAGCCTCGAGTTGCTGATCTTAAGAAGTGTTTTGAAGGTTAA
- the Dennd1c gene encoding DENN domain-containing protein 1C isoform X3 has protein sequence MGSRAEGGPPAVFDWFFEAACPASLQEDPPILRQFPPDFRDQEAMQMVPKFCFPFDVEREPPSPAVQHFTFALTDLAGNRRFGFCRLRAGAQSCLCILSHLPWFEVFYKLLNTVGDFLAQDQVSEAEELLLNLLQQPPPGPQVSGGLELGSGVTISSVHGILPPAPGNSRLLSCFVAPDSGSLPSIPENRNLTELVVAVKDENIVGLFAALLAERRVLLTASKLSTLTSCVHASCALLYPMRWEHVLIPTLPPHLLDYCCAPMPYLIGVHASLAERVRDKALEDVVVMNVDSNTLETPFDDVQALPPDVVSLLRLRLRKVALSPGEGVSRLFLKAQALLFGGYRDALICSPGQPVTFDEEAFLAQKPGAPLQAFHQRAVHLQLFKQFIEARLDKLNSGEGFSDAFEQEISCCGASAGTLRSYQVWADHLKKGGGALLHSVKAKTQPAVRIMYRSAKSGLKGMQSLLLYKDGDSGLQRGGSLRTITLTSRSDRLQQRLPITQHFGQSRPLRPSRRLKLEEGVSGPLGERTPPLSPEDSQGPWAEEVLDSNFLGSGEELDLLSEILDSLSVQTKNMGSLRPSQSLDCCHGGDLDSCFSLPDIPGRARWQPEEKLPEPQPLSLPADLSSLQITQSLEITCSSKNPNSQLPSVASQEIISAPQFHTASADTSSQGDPGSSPLTEPSTLHLSPVQKATGHPRAWEHPRTRLPMANTQPSPPKSPQLLDPMEPNLASARTSQSLEASPVPSFPENPRTQPPKVLLEHAHPQFPEEPGAPDAPTSPTSDRQEPQARRQPRVADLKKCFEG, from the exons ATGGGATCCAGAGCCGA AGGGGGTCCCCCCGCTGTGTTTGACTGGTTCTTCGAAGCAGCCTGCCCGGCCTCCCTGCAGGAGG ATCCCCCCATTCTGCGGCAGTTTCCCCCGGACTTCAGGGACCAG gaagctatGCAGATGGTGCCCAAGTTTTGCTTCCCTTTTGATGTAGAAAG GGAGCCCCCCAGCCCTGCAGTCCAGCATTTCACATTCGCCCTCACGGACCTGGCGGGCAACCGAAGATTCGGTTTCTGTCGCCTGCGAGCTGGTGCTCAGAGTTGCCTGTGCATCCTCAG TCATCTGCCATGGTTTGAGGTATTCTACAAGCTACTGAACACAGTGGGGGACTTCCTAGCTCAGGACCAA GTCTCCGAGGCTGAAGAACTTCTTCTAAACTTGCTGCAGCAACCccctcctgggccccaggtctcagGAGGGCTGGAGTTG GGCAGCGGAGTGACCATCTCCAGTGTGCACGGAATACTCCCTCCCGCCCCCGGGAACAGCAGACTG CTTTCCTGCTTTGTGGCTCCCGACTCTGGCTCCCTGCCCTCCATTCCTGAGAAT AGAAACCTAACGGAGCTGGTGGTGGCGGTGAAGGATGAGAACATCGTGGGCCTGTTCGCTGCGCTCTTAGCCGAGCGAAGAGTCCTGCTCACAGCCAGCAAACTCAGCACG CTGACGTCGTGCGTCCACGCGTCCTGCGCTCTCCTGTACCCCATGCGCTGGGAACATGTGCTGATCCCCACGCTGCCACCGCACCTACTGGATTACTGCTG CGCGCCTATGCCCTACCTCATTGGAGTCCATGCAAGTCTTGCCGAG AGAGTGCGCGACAAGGCCCTGGAGGACGTCGTGGTGATGAACGTAGACTCCAATACCTTGGAGACGCCCTTCGACGATGTGCAGGCGCTGCCCCCAGACGTG GTGTCCTTGCTGAGGCTACGATTAAGGAAGGTCGCGCTGAGCCCCGGGGAAGGAGTGTCCCGTCTCTTCCTCAAAGCCCAGGCCCTGCTCTTCGGGGGCTACCGCGATGCGCTGATCTGCAGCCCG GGCCAGCCTGTAACCTTCGATGAAGAAGCCTTCTTGGCCCAGAAGCCTGGGGCGCCCCTGCAGGCCTTCCACCAGCGGGCTGTGCACCTGCAGCTGTTCAAGCAG TTCATTGAAGCCCGGCTGGACAAGCTCAACTCCGGGGAGGGCTTCTCCGATGCATTCGAGCAGGAGATCAGCTGCTGCGGGGCTTCCGCAG GTACCCTCCGCTCCTATCAGGTCTGGGCCGACCACCTAAAG AAAGGCGGAGGTGCTCTCCTGCATTCGGTCAAGGCCAAAACCCAACCAGCTGTCAGGATCATGTACCGCTCG GCCAAGAGTGGCTTGAAAGGAATGCAGAGCCTACTACTGTACAAG GATGGGGACTCTGGCCTGCAGAGGGGAGGCTCCCTGAGGACCATAACCCTCACCAGCCGCTCGGATCGCCTACAGCAGCGCCTGCCCATCACCCAGCACTTCGGACAG AGCAGACCCCTCCGCCCCAGCAGGAGACTTAAGCTGGAAGAGGGAGTCTCTGGGCCCCTGGGGGAGAG GACACCTCCTCTGAGTCCTGAGGACTCCCAGGGCCCATGGGCAGAGGAAGTTCTGGACAGCAACTTTTTGGGATCTGGAGAAGAACTGGATCTGTTGAGTGAGATCCTAGACAGTCTGAGTGTACAAACTAAGAACATGGGCAGCCTAAGGCCAAGCCAGAGCTTAGACTGCTGTCACGGAGGGGACCTGGACAGCTGCTTCAGCCTG CCTGACATACCAGGAAGAGCAAGATGGCAGCCAGAGGAGAAACTGCCCgagccccagcccctgtcccTGCCTGCAGACCTGTCATCCCTTCAAATCACACAATCTTTGGAAATCACCTGCTCCTCAAAGAACCCCAATTCCCAGCTGCCCTCAGTCGCCAGTCAAGAAATCATCTCTGCACCCCAGTTCCACACCGCTTCTGCAGACACAAGCAGCCAAGGGGACCCAGGGTCCTCTCCTCTCACTGAGCCCTCAACCCTCCATCTTTCTCCTGTGCAAAAGGCAACGGGGCATCCTAGAGCCTGGGAGCACCCTCGCACCAGACTCCCCATGGCAAacacccagcccagccctccGAAAAGTCCCCAACTTCTGGACCCCATGGAGCCCAACTTGGCCAGTGCCAGGACATCCCAGTCCCTTGAGGCTTCCCCAGTCCCCAGTTTTCCAGAGAACCCCAGAACCCAGCCTCCCAAGGTCCTGCTAGAGCATGCTCACCCCCAGTTCCCCGAGGAGCCAGGAGCCCCTGATGCCCCTACCTCACCCACCAGTGACCGGCAAGAGCCCCAGGCCAGGAGGCAGCCTCGAGTTGCTGATCTTAAGAAGTGTTTTGAAGGTTAA